A section of the Acanthochromis polyacanthus isolate Apoly-LR-REF ecotype Palm Island chromosome 13, KAUST_Apoly_ChrSc, whole genome shotgun sequence genome encodes:
- the fbxo36a gene encoding LOW QUALITY PROTEIN: F-box only protein 36a (The sequence of the model RefSeq protein was modified relative to this genomic sequence to represent the inferred CDS: deleted 1 base in 1 codon; substituted 1 base at 1 genomic stop codon) — MAFLLSEQLYLISGQGPPPPKDFFQLEITKNEVIWKSWKISVRLEHRGAPPRQLKMAHQEFLHAKMLQRDVVTVFGQRILDYAVSLCQVKVDYLERLPDDLLLKIVSYLQLKDTTLLAQVSQIMHXLCNSEKFWEEMVRNRCAEFSSDMEEIANAMGWRTTFFTFFHKSAIKKQ; from the exons ATGGCGTTTTTGCTCAGTGAACAACTATATCTAATAAGTGGTCAGGGTCCACCACCTccaaaagat tttttccagcttgagATTACCAAAAATGAA gTAATTTGGAAATCATGGAAGATTTCTGTGCGACTTGAACATAGAGGCGCTCCACCCAGACAGCTGAAGATGGCCCATCAGGAATTTCTGCATGCCAAAATGCTGCAAC GTGACGTTGTTACTGTTTTTGGGCAGAGGATCCTGGATTACGCAGTATCACTTTGTCAGGTAAAGGTCGATTATCTGGAGCGCTTACCTGATGACCTATTGCTCAAAATTGTGTCCTACCTGCAACTGAAAGACACAACACTGCTTGCACAGGTTTCACAGAT AATGCATTAGCTTTGCAACTCAGAGAAGTTTTGGGAGGAGATGGTGAGAAATCGCTGTGCCGAGTTTTCTAGTGACATGGAGGAAATAGCAAATGCCATGGGCTGGAGGACAACCTTTTTTACCTTCTTCCACAAGAGTGCCATTAAAAAACAgtag